In Paenibacillus larvae subsp. larvae, the following proteins share a genomic window:
- a CDS encoding M23 family metallopeptidase gives MKHRKKATGFIALRFFLCSVLLVSVLCSPAIAAPSSAESPPAKTKSVKPKFKDRRALLKERRDILEKASLATGIPWTLLAAVDQYERTLQLSRKKKPPESVIGITFPKLAWVGMMNPDHEDTNLVSITFFNGVGRDGSGDGVADLNNDADRLAAMAHLIIKKGKTPEDMRIGLWEYYQNTRSVERIEQFAKLYAAFNTLELHEHAFPLPITASYSYQSTWGASRGWGGFRIHEGTDIFAGYGVPVRATCFGVIEVMGWNRYGGWRIGIRDLNNVYHYYAHLSRYEKTLKPGDIVKPGQKIGRIGSSGYGKSGTSGKFPPHLHYGLYRDNGLVDWSFDPYPYLKRWEREDYKKAKTKNK, from the coding sequence ATGAAGCACCGGAAAAAAGCAACCGGTTTTATTGCCTTAAGATTTTTTCTGTGCAGCGTACTTCTTGTCTCCGTTCTTTGTTCCCCCGCCATTGCTGCACCATCCAGTGCCGAATCCCCCCCTGCCAAAACAAAATCAGTGAAGCCTAAGTTCAAGGACCGGAGAGCTTTACTGAAAGAGAGACGGGATATACTGGAGAAGGCATCATTAGCGACGGGAATACCTTGGACGTTACTTGCAGCTGTTGACCAATACGAGCGAACACTTCAGCTTTCCAGAAAGAAAAAGCCGCCGGAAAGCGTTATTGGCATAACTTTTCCGAAACTGGCTTGGGTAGGAATGATGAACCCCGATCATGAGGATACGAATCTGGTTTCCATCACTTTTTTTAATGGAGTTGGAAGGGACGGTTCAGGCGACGGGGTCGCGGACCTGAATAATGATGCAGACAGGCTTGCCGCTATGGCCCATCTTATAATCAAAAAAGGAAAAACCCCTGAAGATATGCGAATCGGACTCTGGGAGTACTATCAAAACACACGAAGTGTCGAACGAATCGAGCAATTTGCGAAGCTTTATGCTGCCTTTAATACTTTGGAACTCCATGAACATGCTTTTCCATTACCTATCACTGCGTCATACTCCTATCAAAGCACTTGGGGAGCTAGCCGCGGTTGGGGCGGATTCCGGATTCATGAAGGCACCGACATTTTTGCCGGTTATGGCGTACCTGTTCGTGCCACCTGCTTTGGCGTAATTGAAGTGATGGGGTGGAATAGATATGGAGGATGGAGGATTGGAATTCGTGATTTAAATAATGTGTATCACTATTACGCCCATTTGTCCCGTTATGAGAAAACATTAAAACCAGGGGACATTGTAAAACCGGGACAAAAAATAGGTCGTATTGGAAGTTCCGGATACGGGAAATCCGGAACATCCGGAAAATTTCCTCCTCATCTTCATTACGGGTTATACCGGGATAATGGTCTCGTAGACTGGTCGTTCGATCCGTACCCTTACCTGAAAAGATGGGAAAGAGAAGACTACAAGAAAGCTAAAACCAAAAACAAATAG
- a CDS encoding NAD kinase yields MKYALVQRHDQVSAALADKFRVLARQYGMEKDEKNPDVVLSIGGDGTMLQAFHQYTNQLDHIAFVGVHTGRLGFFADWKPDQLEHLAQLIHSDSVRQEQRVVSYPLLDIEIKTEEGTERQVALNEFTIKGIENTLVAQLNINDDMFEMFRGDGICVSTPSGSTAYNKSLGGAIVHPSLEAIQIAEIASINNRVYRTLGSPMLLPNHHHCDIYPKARQPLIVTLDHLNFQLSNIVSIRCKVSSTKKVKFARYRPFPFWTRVREAFVGHE; encoded by the coding sequence ATGAAATATGCATTAGTACAGCGTCACGATCAAGTATCAGCCGCCCTGGCCGACAAATTCCGGGTACTTGCCCGGCAATATGGCATGGAGAAGGATGAAAAAAATCCTGATGTTGTGCTTTCCATAGGTGGTGACGGGACGATGCTCCAGGCTTTTCATCAGTATACGAATCAACTCGACCACATTGCTTTTGTAGGTGTACATACCGGAAGACTCGGCTTTTTTGCCGACTGGAAGCCGGATCAGCTTGAACATCTGGCTCAATTAATCCATTCCGATTCCGTCCGGCAAGAACAGCGGGTAGTTAGCTATCCGCTCCTCGATATCGAGATCAAAACGGAAGAAGGTACAGAACGCCAGGTTGCATTAAACGAGTTTACCATCAAAGGAATTGAAAATACCCTGGTCGCCCAACTGAATATTAATGACGACATGTTTGAAATGTTCAGGGGGGACGGGATTTGTGTATCTACCCCATCGGGAAGTACAGCTTATAATAAAAGTCTCGGCGGAGCTATCGTACATCCTTCACTGGAGGCGATCCAGATTGCAGAAATTGCTTCTATTAATAATCGTGTCTACCGGACCCTGGGCTCTCCCATGCTCCTTCCCAATCATCATCATTGCGATATTTACCCAAAAGCCCGGCAGCCTTTGATTGTTACTCTGGACCATCTCAATTTCCAATTGAGCAATATTGTATCCATCCGTTGTAAAGTTTCTTCCACAAAAAAGGTAAAGTTCGCCCGCTACCGGCCGTTTCCTTTTTGGACACGTGTCCGGGAGGCTTTTGTCGGGCATGAGTAG
- the yunB gene encoding sporulation protein YunB — protein sequence MKRRRWKSRTPTKKSRRKRWFIALIIVVLFTIQAMIFIDHNLKPPLMNLAKVRIKQLATQSINAAITDQISKGGTNFENLIDWKTDPTGKVKGFTLNYTEHMKITSNAINIVQHQLNQLKEIPEHIPLGMAMESPIIASFGPEIPVRLLPVGNVKVDVNTRYQNAGINMILVEVYIRIIAELSIIIPFDSEAEMVETELPISYSLVVGDVPMYYFDNKGNPVGNTKEILPPNISIPNLNNPSSSKESSSDQETKGTSLGGTTITLPETGKPK from the coding sequence TTGAAGAGGAGAAGGTGGAAAAGCCGTACACCGACAAAGAAGAGCCGCCGTAAGCGGTGGTTTATAGCATTGATCATTGTTGTACTTTTTACAATACAAGCCATGATATTCATTGATCACAACCTGAAACCCCCGCTGATGAACCTGGCCAAGGTCCGAATCAAACAGCTGGCCACCCAATCCATTAACGCCGCTATTACCGACCAGATATCTAAAGGAGGAACTAATTTTGAGAATCTGATTGATTGGAAAACTGACCCGACAGGGAAAGTAAAAGGATTTACACTGAATTATACCGAGCACATGAAAATAACTTCGAACGCTATTAATATTGTTCAGCACCAGTTAAATCAGCTTAAGGAAATTCCGGAGCATATTCCTCTCGGAATGGCTATGGAGAGCCCTATCATAGCGTCATTCGGTCCCGAAATTCCGGTACGCCTTCTTCCTGTGGGAAACGTTAAGGTGGATGTAAACACACGTTATCAGAATGCGGGCATCAATATGATTTTAGTGGAAGTATATATTCGCATTATAGCCGAACTCAGTATCATCATACCTTTTGATTCCGAAGCGGAAATGGTGGAAACGGAACTCCCGATATCCTATTCGCTGGTCGTTGGAGATGTACCCATGTACTATTTTGATAACAAAGGAAATCCTGTTGGGAATACAAAGGAGATTTTACCTCCGAACATTTCCATTCCGAATTTGAATAACCCCAGTAGTTCTAAGGAAAGCAGTTCAGATCAGGAAACAAAAGGCACTTCACTCGGAGGAACGACCATAACTCTCCCTGAAACAGGCAAGCCGAAATAA
- a CDS encoding ROK family protein, whose translation MEQYITHLLLVLENIHMGLNPEAVILGGGVLDSSDYWWPDLQREMEQRGLHITVKPAELGNRAGALGAAKLALDLVSYHG comes from the coding sequence ATGGAGCAGTATATAACTCATCTTCTGCTTGTTTTGGAAAATATTCATATGGGTCTTAATCCCGAGGCTGTTATTTTAGGAGGGGGAGTACTGGATTCCAGTGATTATTGGTGGCCGGATTTGCAAAGGGAGATGGAACAACGCGGACTTCATATAACCGTAAAACCAGCGGAACTTGGCAACCGGGCGGGGGCACTGGGAGCAGCTAAACTTGCTTTGGACCTAGTTAGTTATCATGGTTAA
- a CDS encoding YutD family protein, translating to MIQIGNKTYVLIVDHKNGWNQEAFKNRYSEVLDRYDYIVGDWGYDQLRLRGFFRENHPKAHKDSTIAFFQDYLNEYCNFGCAYFVLHKITQKQLQAQQQATAQIEKADKTRNHTQSQEESKEPEAVRRVVPLVPEEQET from the coding sequence ATGATTCAAATCGGCAACAAGACTTATGTACTGATAGTGGACCACAAAAACGGATGGAATCAGGAAGCGTTCAAAAACCGTTACAGCGAAGTACTTGACCGTTACGATTACATTGTTGGCGACTGGGGATATGATCAGTTGAGGCTTAGAGGATTTTTCCGCGAGAACCATCCAAAGGCTCATAAAGATTCAACGATTGCCTTTTTTCAGGATTATTTGAACGAATACTGTAATTTCGGCTGTGCTTACTTTGTCCTGCATAAGATTACGCAGAAGCAGCTTCAGGCCCAACAGCAGGCCACAGCCCAAATAGAGAAGGCGGACAAAACAAGAAACCATACGCAATCCCAAGAGGAGAGCAAGGAACCTGAAGCCGTCCGGCGGGTAGTCCCGTTAGTACCGGAAGAACAAGAAACATAA
- a CDS encoding potassium channel family protein, with product MKKQYAVIGLGRFGSSVAQNLTKFGFDVLAIDQKESPVQEMSSVVTHAIQADCTDEEALRALGIRNFDVVVVAISENIQASILTTLILKEMGIPTIVVKAVNDLHGSVLRKIGADKVIYPERDMGARVAHHLVSPNILDYVELSANHSIAEFRVNHRMIGINLKDLDLRKHFRCNVIAIKRGHNMIIPPPVEVPFQENDILIVLGQNDDLKKFELSYSE from the coding sequence ATGAAAAAACAATATGCCGTCATTGGACTGGGCAGATTCGGCTCCAGCGTGGCCCAGAATTTGACTAAATTCGGTTTTGATGTACTCGCGATAGATCAAAAGGAAAGCCCTGTACAAGAGATGTCATCGGTGGTGACACACGCTATTCAGGCTGATTGTACAGATGAAGAAGCGCTCCGTGCCTTGGGTATCCGCAACTTTGATGTGGTTGTCGTTGCCATTAGCGAAAATATTCAAGCCAGTATATTGACTACTTTAATTCTAAAGGAAATGGGAATTCCCACAATTGTGGTTAAAGCAGTGAATGACCTTCACGGGAGTGTGCTTCGCAAAATCGGAGCGGACAAGGTCATTTACCCGGAACGGGATATGGGGGCCCGCGTAGCACACCATCTTGTATCTCCTAACATTTTGGATTATGTAGAATTATCAGCCAACCACAGTATTGCGGAGTTTCGAGTGAACCATAGAATGATCGGTATAAATTTGAAGGATCTGGATTTGCGTAAACATTTCCGCTGTAATGTCATTGCTATTAAACGCGGGCATAACATGATTATCCCTCCACCAGTTGAGGTACCATTTCAAGAAAATGATATTTTAATTGTGCTGGGGCAAAATGATGACCTTAAGAAATTTGAATTATCTTATTCGGAGTAA
- a CDS encoding helix-turn-helix domain-containing protein: protein MLQTSQNASYSAELKRIAVGDYLAGGGSHMDICKRYGIKSTRQLRDWILKYNGHEKLNTSGTGGVPIMTKGRTTTYDERVEIVRFCIEHQHNYAQTADKFQVSYQQVYSWTNKYLTSGVDALQDRRGKRKSEDEMSEVEKLRAQNKLLQAENRRKQMEIDLLKKLDEIERRRF, encoded by the coding sequence TTGCTTCAAACATCACAGAATGCATCTTACTCCGCAGAGTTAAAAAGAATAGCTGTCGGGGACTATTTGGCTGGCGGCGGTTCTCACATGGATATATGTAAAAGATATGGCATTAAGTCAACCCGCCAATTGCGCGATTGGATTCTGAAGTATAATGGTCATGAGAAGTTGAACACTTCCGGAACGGGAGGAGTGCCGATCATGACAAAAGGACGAACAACTACTTACGATGAGAGAGTTGAAATCGTCAGATTCTGCATTGAACATCAACACAATTATGCCCAGACAGCTGATAAATTCCAGGTATCCTATCAGCAAGTGTATTCATGGACAAATAAATACTTAACATCTGGTGTGGATGCACTTCAGGACAGACGCGGGAAAAGAAAATCTGAGGATGAGATGTCCGAAGTGGAGAAACTAAGGGCTCAGAATAAGCTGTTACAGGCTGAGAACAGAAGGAAGCAGATGGAGATCGATTTGCTAAAAAAGTTGGACGAGATCGAAAGGAGGCGGTTCTAA
- the lipA gene encoding lipoyl synthase — MATKPLERKPEWLKIKLASNENFKDIKNMMRSKTLHTVCEEAKCPNIHECWAQHRTATFMILGDICTRACRFCAVNTGMPTELDLEEPGRVADAAVQMGLKHCVITSVARDDLKDGGASIFAACIKAVRSKNPFCSVEVLIPDFMGDEDSLRIMMDAKPDILNHNIETVRRLSDRVRAKAKYERSLELLRRAKEMQPDIPTKSSLMIGVGEEWNEILETMDDLRAINCDIMTIGQYLQPSVKHLRVERYYTPEQFAELKEEGMKRGFKHVESGPLVRSSYHAHEQVKSASNPAN, encoded by the coding sequence ATGGCGACAAAACCGTTGGAACGGAAGCCGGAGTGGCTGAAAATCAAACTGGCATCTAACGAGAACTTTAAAGACATCAAAAATATGATGCGTTCCAAAACGCTACATACTGTTTGTGAGGAGGCTAAATGCCCCAACATTCACGAATGCTGGGCACAGCATCGGACAGCCACTTTCATGATTCTTGGAGATATATGCACCAGAGCCTGCCGCTTTTGTGCTGTTAATACGGGTATGCCTACGGAACTGGATCTGGAGGAACCGGGCCGTGTTGCGGATGCTGCCGTCCAAATGGGACTTAAGCATTGTGTTATCACATCCGTAGCAAGGGACGATCTGAAGGATGGGGGAGCTTCTATTTTTGCGGCCTGCATTAAAGCTGTAAGATCGAAAAATCCTTTTTGTTCCGTGGAAGTATTGATCCCTGATTTTATGGGAGATGAAGATTCCCTCCGCATTATGATGGATGCAAAGCCTGACATTCTTAACCACAATATTGAAACGGTAAGGCGTCTTTCTGACCGTGTCAGGGCGAAAGCGAAGTATGAACGTTCCCTGGAACTCCTGCGTAGGGCAAAGGAAATGCAGCCGGATATTCCGACCAAATCAAGTCTGATGATTGGTGTTGGGGAAGAATGGAACGAGATTTTGGAAACGATGGATGATTTACGTGCAATAAATTGTGATATTATGACAATCGGACAATATTTACAACCCTCCGTTAAACATTTGCGAGTAGAACGATATTATACTCCGGAGCAGTTTGCAGAGCTGAAGGAAGAAGGAATGAAACGCGGGTTCAAACATGTTGAATCCGGGCCGTTAGTCCGAAGCTCCTACCATGCTCATGAACAGGTGAAATCAGCCAGCAATCCAGCTAACTGA
- a CDS encoding IS3 family transposase has product MCQLCDLIGIQRSSYYKWINRKESMNEIFNKALLPMIKDAYEEKDGILGYRQMTIKLNRERHLTVNHKRIYRLMGILGLKSVCRRKRKNYIHSTPEITAENILNRDFESSEFGTKWLTDVTEMKYGNQNKAYLSAILDLSDKSIVSFVVGHSNNNELVFKTFDIAHMTYPDAIPLFHSDRGFQYTCKIFKKKLDDAGMTQSMSRVSRCIDNGPMESFWGMMKSEMYYLRKFYTYEELEATVIEYIDYYNTRRYQKRLNCMTPLEYRQYLLSSAA; this is encoded by the coding sequence ATATGTCAATTATGTGATCTTATTGGGATCCAACGTTCATCGTATTATAAATGGATCAACCGGAAAGAAAGCATGAATGAGATCTTTAATAAAGCGTTGCTTCCCATGATTAAAGATGCCTACGAGGAAAAGGATGGCATCCTTGGATATCGCCAGATGACCATTAAACTAAACCGAGAACGCCATTTAACTGTCAATCATAAGCGAATATACAGACTTATGGGCATCCTAGGCCTTAAATCGGTATGCCGCAGGAAGCGAAAAAACTACATCCATTCCACGCCTGAAATTACGGCGGAAAATATCTTGAACAGAGACTTTGAATCCTCTGAGTTCGGTACAAAATGGCTCACAGATGTGACTGAAATGAAGTATGGCAACCAAAACAAGGCTTATCTTAGTGCAATCCTTGATTTATCGGATAAAAGCATTGTTTCTTTTGTGGTGGGGCATTCCAACAACAATGAACTTGTATTTAAAACTTTTGATATCGCCCATATGACTTATCCTGACGCTATACCCCTCTTTCACAGTGACCGGGGTTTCCAATATACATGTAAAATCTTCAAGAAAAAACTAGACGATGCAGGTATGACTCAAAGCATGTCCAGGGTATCAAGATGTATAGATAATGGCCCAATGGAATCATTCTGGGGAATGATGAAATCCGAAATGTATTATCTTCGTAAGTTCTATACATATGAGGAACTGGAAGCAACCGTGATAGAATACATCGATTACTACAATACTCGTCGATACCAGAAAAGACTTAATTGTATGACGCCGTTGGAATATAGGCAATACCTTCTAAGTTCAGCAGCATAG
- the cysK gene encoding cysteine synthase A yields the protein MSKIAKNLTELIGNTPLLELSGYTSFYDLEATIVAKLEYFNPTGSVKDRTAYALIKDAEQQGKLNKDSVIIEPTSGNTGIGLAFAAAALGYKLMITLPETFSIERRKLLQALGVELVLTPASEGMRGAIRKAEELANSISNSFIPQQFSNPANPEVHRNTTAEEIWRDTGGKVDIFVAGVGTGGTITGVGEFLKEKKSSVQIVGFEPYDSAVLSGGKPGMHAIQGIGAGFVPEIYNPSVVDEIMKIRNEEAFETSRELARKEGLLVGISSGGAVYAARKLAERPENKGKTIVAILPDTGERYLSTPLFQDIE from the coding sequence TTGTCTAAAATCGCAAAAAACTTAACTGAACTTATTGGAAATACACCATTGCTCGAGCTTTCCGGCTATACAAGCTTCTACGACCTTGAAGCCACAATTGTGGCTAAGCTGGAGTACTTTAACCCTACGGGAAGTGTAAAGGACCGGACCGCTTACGCGCTAATTAAGGATGCGGAGCAACAAGGAAAGTTAAATAAAGATTCCGTTATAATTGAACCGACCAGTGGGAATACCGGAATCGGACTAGCTTTTGCTGCTGCTGCTCTCGGTTATAAACTTATGATTACCCTTCCGGAAACATTTAGTATTGAACGACGCAAGCTGCTGCAGGCATTAGGGGTAGAACTAGTGCTGACTCCGGCATCTGAAGGGATGAGAGGGGCTATCCGCAAAGCAGAGGAGCTTGCCAATTCTATTTCAAATTCGTTTATTCCCCAGCAATTCAGCAATCCCGCGAATCCGGAGGTTCATCGGAACACTACAGCAGAGGAGATCTGGCGCGATACTGGCGGGAAAGTTGACATTTTTGTTGCCGGTGTCGGTACTGGGGGCACCATAACAGGAGTAGGGGAATTTTTGAAGGAGAAAAAATCGTCTGTTCAAATTGTGGGTTTTGAACCTTACGATTCCGCCGTTCTTTCGGGGGGAAAACCGGGCATGCATGCTATCCAGGGAATAGGGGCCGGGTTTGTACCGGAAATTTATAACCCTTCCGTAGTGGATGAAATTATGAAAATCCGCAACGAGGAAGCGTTTGAAACCTCCCGGGAATTGGCCCGAAAAGAAGGCCTTCTGGTGGGGATATCATCCGGTGGAGCCGTATATGCTGCTCGTAAGCTGGCAGAACGTCCGGAGAATAAGGGGAAGACCATCGTTGCCATTCTTCCGGATACAGGAGAACGTTACTTGTCCACACCTCTTTTTCAAGATATCGAATAA
- a CDS encoding ROK family protein, which produces MAKVIGIDIGGTSLKGVVTDSEGHILAEHKRATDAAKGRDVILQHLGELIQVLLDAEQQVEAIGIGTAGRVNLYTGEVVFATDNLPGWQGTNLVAWVTREHSLPVAVDNDGNTALIGETWLGAGRQMENVIMLTLGTGVGGANMWNGRLVRGTDWNGGEWGHVILYPEGLPCNCGKKGCIEQYLSGTALVRSARALTGKPYLDGAEWIQDVRGGILMQCMRWSSI; this is translated from the coding sequence ATGGCTAAAGTGATAGGTATAGATATCGGAGGAACTTCTTTAAAAGGGGTTGTGACGGATTCGGAAGGGCATATCTTAGCTGAACATAAACGGGCGACCGATGCGGCAAAAGGCAGGGACGTGATTTTGCAGCACCTGGGTGAATTAATTCAGGTGCTGCTAGATGCGGAGCAGCAGGTGGAAGCAATCGGAATAGGAACCGCCGGAAGAGTCAATTTATACACCGGGGAAGTGGTGTTTGCTACTGATAATCTACCGGGTTGGCAGGGAACTAATTTGGTTGCTTGGGTGACCAGGGAGCACTCTCTTCCTGTTGCCGTAGATAATGATGGCAATACGGCCCTGATTGGGGAAACTTGGCTGGGGGCAGGAAGACAAATGGAAAATGTCATTATGCTGACTTTGGGAACCGGCGTAGGCGGTGCAAATATGTGGAACGGGCGTCTTGTTCGCGGAACCGATTGGAACGGAGGGGAATGGGGGCATGTAATACTCTATCCTGAAGGTCTGCCCTGCAATTGCGGAAAGAAGGGCTGTATTGAACAATATTTATCAGGTACAGCTCTTGTCCGGAGTGCACGGGCCCTTACAGGTAAACCCTATTTAGATGGTGCCGAGTGGATACAGGATGTACGCGGGGGAATCCTGATGCAGTGTATGCGATGGAGCAGTATATAA